One Clostridium sp. CM027 genomic window carries:
- the neuB gene encoding N-acetylneuraminate synthase, translated as MFKIGNKAIGDGNSTFIIAEAGVNHNGDIKIAKEMVDKAVFAGADAIKFQTFITEKLVTGYAEMAEYQKDNIGKIDSQFNMLKKLELSHESFIEIQEYCIHKEIMFLSTPFDFESADFLASIGVEAFKISSGDLTNIPFLEHIARFNKPIILSSGMATLSEIEETINVINFLGNKEIAVLHCTSNYPAKLESVNLNAMNTIKKSFEIVSGYSDHTEGITVPIAAVAMGANIIEKHFTMDKSMEGPDHKASLNPIELKEMVKAIRDVEIALGTGIKMYNFSEVDTMKAARKSIVAVRYIKAGESIRFSDLDYKRPGNGLSPKFYIDIVGRKTNRDIKIDEQIALNMVE; from the coding sequence ATGTTTAAGATAGGAAATAAGGCTATAGGCGATGGAAATTCAACTTTTATTATAGCAGAGGCTGGGGTTAATCATAATGGAGACATAAAAATAGCAAAAGAGATGGTAGATAAAGCTGTATTTGCAGGGGCCGATGCCATAAAATTTCAAACATTTATTACAGAAAAATTAGTTACTGGATATGCAGAAATGGCTGAATATCAAAAGGACAACATAGGAAAAATTGACTCACAGTTTAATATGTTAAAGAAACTAGAACTATCGCACGAAAGTTTTATAGAAATACAAGAATACTGTATACATAAGGAAATTATGTTTTTATCTACACCTTTTGATTTTGAAAGCGCTGATTTTTTAGCGTCTATAGGCGTGGAGGCTTTTAAGATTAGTTCGGGAGACTTAACTAATATTCCATTTTTAGAACATATAGCAAGATTTAATAAACCTATAATTTTATCTTCTGGCATGGCGACACTTTCAGAAATCGAAGAAACAATAAATGTAATAAATTTCCTGGGTAATAAAGAAATAGCAGTGCTTCACTGTACTTCAAATTATCCAGCTAAATTAGAAAGTGTTAACTTGAATGCAATGAATACCATAAAAAAATCTTTTGAAATTGTGTCTGGATATTCCGATCACACTGAAGGAATAACAGTGCCTATTGCAGCAGTGGCTATGGGAGCAAATATAATTGAAAAGCATTTTACAATGGACAAAAGTATGGAAGGGCCAGATCATAAAGCTTCTCTGAATCCAATAGAGCTAAAAGAGATGGTTAAAGCGATTAGAGATGTAGAAATAGCACTCGGAACTGGAATTAAAATGTATAATTTTAGTGAAGTTGATACCATGAAGGCAGCTAGAAAAAGTATAGTCGCAGTTAGATATATAAAAGCAGGGGAGAGTATAAGATTCTCGGACTTAGATTACAAAAGACCAGGAAACGGACTTTCGCCTAAATTCTACATTGATATTGTTGGGCGAAAAACTAATAGAGATATAAAAATTGACGAACAAATAGCCTTAAATATGGTGGAATAA
- a CDS encoding cytidylyltransferase domain-containing protein, whose product MYKNKKFLAIIPARGGSKGIPNKNIMAISGKPLIAYTIESGKKSKYIDELIVSTDSEVIKVIAQQYGAKVPFLRPEELSNDTSKSIDVVIHSIDFYKKNNVSFDYVILLQPTSPLRTFKHLDESIEKVIESNSTSLVSVCEAYENPVLMRSIENEKLKEVISFEGTNIRRQDLPAFYIFNGALYINSNDMLVNKKKFVDENTIPYVMNKESSIDIDTMLDARIVEMIIDTSIHV is encoded by the coding sequence ATGTATAAGAATAAGAAGTTTCTAGCTATTATTCCAGCAAGAGGTGGTTCGAAAGGTATACCAAATAAAAATATTATGGCTATAAGTGGTAAACCACTTATAGCTTATACAATTGAATCAGGAAAAAAATCTAAATATATAGATGAATTAATTGTATCAACAGATAGTGAGGTTATTAAGGTTATAGCACAGCAATATGGGGCTAAGGTACCTTTTTTAAGACCAGAAGAACTATCAAATGATACTTCAAAATCCATAGACGTAGTTATACATTCAATAGATTTTTACAAAAAAAATAATGTAAGTTTTGATTACGTAATATTATTGCAACCCACATCTCCATTAAGAACGTTTAAGCACCTGGATGAATCTATAGAAAAGGTTATTGAGAGTAATAGTACCTCTTTAGTAAGTGTATGTGAAGCCTATGAAAATCCTGTACTTATGAGAAGTATAGAAAATGAAAAGCTAAAAGAAGTCATAAGTTTTGAAGGAACAAATATCAGAAGGCAAGACTTACCTGCTTTTTATATATTTAATGGTGCACTATATATAAATTCAAATGATATGTTAGTTAACAAAAAAAAATTTGTTGATGAAAACACAATCCCTTATGTAATGAACAAGGAAAGCTCTATAGATATTGACACGATGCTCGATGCAAGAATTGTAGAGATGATAATAGATACGAGTATTCATGTTTAA
- a CDS encoding N-acetyltransferase, with translation MNYVSEKSKIGNNVTMGHFVVVEDNVVIGENCIIGSNVVIHIGTVIADNVRIDDNTVIGKQPMRSVNSIFKSEEKLLPAEISEGCIIGAGVIIYCGCAIAEKTLIADTAVIRENVIVGSKTIIGRAATIENFCKVGSNCKIQTNVYLTAYSEVEDYVFIAPCVTTSNDNYAGRSKERFGKFKGVTIKKGGRIGAGAVILPGIAIHEDGFVAAGSVVTKDVEAGKIVVGNPAKVLRSVPEDQLLKNQ, from the coding sequence ATGAATTATGTTTCAGAAAAAAGCAAAATTGGCAATAATGTAACAATGGGACATTTTGTGGTAGTAGAAGATAATGTAGTAATAGGTGAAAATTGTATTATAGGAAGTAATGTAGTTATTCACATAGGAACTGTTATAGCAGATAATGTTAGAATAGATGATAATACGGTAATAGGTAAACAACCTATGAGATCAGTAAACAGTATATTCAAAAGTGAGGAAAAATTGCTTCCAGCTGAAATAAGTGAAGGTTGCATTATAGGGGCAGGAGTGATTATTTATTGTGGATGCGCAATTGCAGAAAAAACACTTATTGCTGACACTGCTGTAATAAGAGAAAATGTAATTGTAGGTTCAAAAACAATTATCGGCCGTGCAGCAACTATTGAAAATTTCTGTAAGGTTGGTTCTAATTGCAAAATACAGACTAATGTATATTTAACAGCTTATTCAGAAGTTGAGGATTATGTATTTATTGCGCCATGTGTTACAACCTCTAATGATAATTATGCAGGCAGATCAAAAGAAAGATTTGGAAAGTTCAAAGGGGTAACTATAAAAAAAGGTGGTAGAATTGGAGCAGGAGCAGTTATCCTGCCAGGTATTGCTATACATGAAGATGGTTTTGTGGCAGCAGGTAGTGTGGTCACAAAAGACGTGGAAGCAGGTAAAATCGTAGTTGGTAATCCAGCTAAAGTGCTTCGATCTGTACCAGAGGATCAATTGCTTAAAAATCAATAA
- a CDS encoding Gfo/Idh/MocA family protein: protein MKKLKIAIIGCGRIAYKHVEAITQNKTEVELVAVCDVLEVNANSKRDEYIEAIGENSDVKVYIDYKEMLEKTDIDMVSIATESGYHPEIAIYCMNSGKHVIVEKPMALSIQDADRMIKCSRENNVKLCVSHQNRFNEPIRKLRAAVDKNRFGKLVNGTARILWNRNMEYYTQAPWRGTWSLDGGTLMNQCIHNIDLLQWMMGGEIDTVYAQCGTFLRDIEGEDFGAIIIRFINGAIGIVEGSACVYPKNLEETLSIFGETGTVSIGGIAVNSIETWRFADNKDTEQEILMQQKGNPDSVYGFGHTPLFKNMIDAINMHREPLINGEEGKKGMSIILAAYKSRLTGLPVKFPMGDFSTLEMKK from the coding sequence ATGAAAAAATTAAAAATTGCAATAATAGGATGTGGAAGAATAGCATACAAACACGTGGAGGCTATAACACAAAATAAAACAGAAGTTGAACTTGTAGCAGTTTGCGATGTGTTAGAAGTTAATGCTAATTCCAAAAGAGATGAGTATATAGAAGCAATAGGTGAAAATTCAGATGTAAAAGTTTATATAGATTATAAAGAAATGCTTGAGAAAACTGATATTGATATGGTTTCTATAGCTACTGAAAGTGGGTATCATCCAGAAATAGCTATATATTGCATGAATAGTGGGAAACATGTAATTGTTGAAAAACCAATGGCATTATCTATTCAAGATGCTGATAGAATGATTAAATGCTCAAGAGAAAATAATGTAAAGCTTTGTGTTAGTCACCAAAATAGGTTTAATGAGCCAATAAGAAAACTTAGAGCTGCAGTCGACAAAAACAGGTTTGGAAAATTAGTTAATGGAACAGCAAGAATTCTTTGGAATAGAAATATGGAATATTACACGCAAGCACCTTGGAGAGGAACGTGGAGCCTGGATGGTGGTACTTTAATGAATCAATGTATTCACAATATTGATTTATTACAATGGATGATGGGTGGAGAAATAGATACGGTTTATGCTCAGTGTGGTACTTTCCTTCGAGATATAGAAGGTGAGGATTTTGGAGCAATAATTATAAGATTTATAAATGGAGCTATAGGTATAGTTGAAGGATCGGCTTGTGTATATCCTAAAAACTTGGAAGAAACATTGAGCATTTTTGGTGAAACTGGTACTGTTTCTATCGGAGGCATTGCAGTTAATTCAATAGAAACTTGGAGATTTGCTGATAATAAGGATACTGAGCAGGAAATATTAATGCAGCAAAAGGGAAATCCAGATTCAGTATATGGCTTCGGACATACCCCCTTATTTAAAAATATGATAGATGCTATAAATATGCATAGAGAACCGCTTATAAATGGCGAAGAAGGAAAAAAAGGTATGTCTATTATACTTGCAGCTTATAAATCAAGACTTACAGGTCTCCCAGTTAAATTTCCAATGGGGGATTTCTCAACACTCGAAATGAAAAAATAA
- a CDS encoding nucleotide sugar dehydrogenase — MFQFKEELLLKLKNKTAKLGVVGLGYVGLPLAVEKAKVGYEVIGFDVQDQKVQMVNEGHNYIGDIVDSDLLRLVQEGKLKATTDFSFVKDVDTVCIAVPTPLDLYKQPDLSYVVESTRSVAKYLHRGMLVVLESTTYPGTTQEVLKPILEESGLKCGVDFFLAFSPERVDPGNKQFNTKNTPKVVGGCTPNCTEVAGMLYRSVLEGEILEVSSPAVAEMEKILENTFRNVNIALANEMAILCKRMNIDVWEVIDAAKTKPYGFMPFYPGPGIGGHCIPLDPFYLEWKAKEYDYHTKLIEASGIINDYMPEFVLENVMKLLNGNKKALNGAKVLLMGVAYKKDIDDVRESPTLKVIDQLEKNGADIIINDPFIKKFTHKGKEYVSVTWEYEIKNADIVVITTDHSGYNYEKIVEEASLLYDTRNATKHVVNNREKINKL; from the coding sequence ATGTTTCAATTTAAAGAGGAGTTATTATTAAAATTGAAAAATAAAACAGCTAAACTTGGTGTAGTAGGCTTGGGTTATGTGGGATTGCCATTAGCTGTAGAAAAGGCTAAAGTAGGATATGAAGTAATAGGGTTTGATGTTCAAGATCAAAAGGTTCAAATGGTAAATGAGGGACACAATTACATTGGTGATATTGTAGATTCAGATTTACTTAGATTAGTACAAGAAGGAAAACTTAAAGCTACCACAGACTTTAGCTTTGTTAAGGATGTTGATACAGTGTGTATTGCAGTCCCTACGCCACTAGATTTATATAAGCAACCGGATTTATCATATGTAGTGGAATCAACTAGAAGTGTAGCTAAGTATTTACATAGGGGGATGTTAGTAGTACTCGAAAGCACTACATACCCAGGAACAACGCAGGAAGTACTAAAACCAATACTTGAAGAATCAGGTTTAAAATGTGGAGTAGATTTTTTCTTGGCATTTTCTCCAGAGAGAGTTGATCCAGGGAATAAGCAGTTTAATACAAAAAACACCCCAAAGGTAGTTGGAGGATGTACTCCTAATTGTACTGAAGTAGCAGGAATGTTGTACAGAAGTGTACTAGAGGGAGAAATATTGGAAGTGTCTTCTCCAGCAGTGGCTGAAATGGAAAAAATTCTTGAAAATACTTTTAGAAATGTAAATATAGCACTAGCTAATGAAATGGCTATTCTGTGTAAAAGGATGAATATAGATGTTTGGGAAGTAATAGATGCAGCTAAAACTAAGCCTTATGGATTTATGCCATTCTACCCAGGCCCAGGGATTGGTGGACACTGTATACCACTTGATCCATTTTATCTAGAGTGGAAAGCAAAAGAGTATGATTATCATACAAAATTAATAGAAGCGTCGGGTATAATTAACGATTATATGCCTGAATTTGTGCTTGAAAATGTTATGAAACTTTTAAATGGTAATAAAAAGGCACTAAACGGAGCAAAAGTTCTCCTTATGGGTGTAGCTTACAAGAAAGACATAGATGATGTGAGAGAATCACCAACATTAAAGGTTATTGATCAATTAGAAAAAAATGGTGCGGATATAATTATAAATGATCCATTTATTAAAAAATTCACACACAAGGGTAAAGAATATGTATCTGTAACTTGGGAATATGAAATAAAAAATGCGGATATAGTAGTAATAACCACAGATCATAGTGGTTATAATTATGAAAAAATTGTGGAAGAAGCTAGCTTACTATATGATACTAGAAATGCTACAAAGCATGTTGTAAATAATAGAGAAAAGATAAATAAACTCTAA
- the galU gene encoding UTP--glucose-1-phosphate uridylyltransferase GalU, whose amino-acid sequence MRVKKAIIPAAGLGTRFLPATKAQPKEMLPIVDKPTIQYIIEEAVASGIEEILIITGRNKRAIEDHFDKSIELEQQLEKNGKEDTLTMVRDISNMANIYYIRQKEPKGLGHAIGCAKTFVGNEPFAVMLGDDVVDSEVPCLKQLIDCYGKYETSILGVQKVPLSEVSKYGIVKGTSVEDRVYKVEDVIEKPNASEAPSNIAILGRYIITPRIFDILENTKPGKGGEIQLTDALKTLIAEENMYAYNFDGRRYDVGDKEGFLEANVEYALKRDDLKEAFMKYLLTIKDNDTFKEIYNKCSNNL is encoded by the coding sequence ATGAGAGTAAAAAAAGCTATAATTCCAGCAGCGGGGCTTGGTACAAGATTTTTGCCAGCAACAAAGGCACAACCAAAAGAGATGTTACCAATTGTTGATAAACCAACAATACAGTATATTATAGAGGAAGCGGTTGCGTCTGGGATTGAGGAAATATTAATTATAACAGGAAGAAATAAAAGAGCAATCGAAGATCATTTTGATAAGTCGATTGAACTTGAACAACAATTAGAGAAGAACGGTAAGGAAGATACCTTAACAATGGTTAGGGATATATCTAATATGGCAAACATTTATTACATACGTCAGAAAGAACCTAAAGGACTAGGTCATGCTATAGGTTGTGCAAAAACCTTTGTGGGGAACGAACCTTTTGCTGTAATGTTGGGCGATGATGTGGTGGATAGTGAAGTACCTTGTTTAAAACAACTCATAGATTGCTACGGCAAATATGAAACTTCAATTTTAGGAGTTCAAAAGGTTCCTTTAAGTGAAGTTAGCAAATATGGCATAGTAAAGGGAACTTCAGTAGAAGATAGAGTTTATAAGGTTGAAGATGTTATTGAAAAGCCTAACGCATCCGAAGCACCATCAAACATAGCAATACTCGGAAGATATATTATAACACCTAGAATATTTGATATTTTAGAAAATACAAAGCCTGGTAAGGGTGGGGAAATTCAACTTACAGATGCTTTAAAAACTTTAATAGCAGAGGAAAATATGTATGCTTATAATTTTGATGGCAGAAGATATGATGTAGGGGATAAAGAAGGATTTTTAGAAGCAAATGTAGAATATGCACTTAAAAGAGATGATCTTAAAGAAGCATTTATGAAATATCTCCTAACTATTAAGGATAACGATACCTTTAAAGAAATTTATAATAAATGTAGTAATAATTTATAA
- a CDS encoding tyrosine-protein phosphatase: MIDFHSHIIYAIDDGSKNLDMSIEMLKTADSEGVEYICATPHFITEEFEFSHEEYIEKIDRLVLASREENLNIKILSGLEIYMHPDLPKLYKEKKIWGINDSEYLLIELPMGQFPLYTEDVFYELMLLGAKPILAHPERNLRIMKNYDLVINLINQGVLMQINSGSLLGDYGKEVKKTAEEFVKRNMIHLVGSDGHNITSRKTKIKEAYAIIKHKNQAVYNWIAENQTNIINNVSSLEVLEIKLKKEKGKISFLSFIK, encoded by the coding sequence ATGATAGATTTTCATAGTCATATAATATATGCTATTGACGATGGATCAAAAAACTTAGACATGTCCATAGAAATGTTGAAAACAGCAGATAGTGAAGGTGTAGAATATATTTGTGCTACTCCTCATTTTATAACTGAAGAATTTGAATTTAGTCACGAGGAATATATTGAAAAAATAGATAGATTAGTTTTAGCCTCTAGGGAAGAAAATCTTAATATTAAGATTTTATCTGGACTAGAAATTTATATGCACCCCGATTTGCCAAAACTCTATAAAGAAAAGAAGATTTGGGGAATTAACGACTCGGAATATCTACTTATTGAGCTTCCTATGGGGCAGTTTCCTCTGTACACTGAAGATGTATTTTATGAGTTAATGTTACTTGGGGCAAAACCCATTTTAGCACATCCAGAGAGAAATCTTAGGATTATGAAAAATTATGATTTAGTTATTAATTTAATTAACCAAGGGGTATTGATGCAAATAAATTCTGGTAGTTTATTAGGTGATTATGGTAAGGAAGTTAAAAAAACAGCTGAAGAATTTGTAAAAAGGAACATGATACATTTGGTGGGTAGTGACGGACATAATATTACGAGCAGAAAAACGAAGATAAAAGAAGCTTATGCAATTATAAAACATAAAAATCAAGCTGTATATAACTGGATTGCTGAAAATCAAACTAACATTATTAATAATGTTTCCTCATTGGAAGTCTTAGAAATAAAACTTAAAAAAGAAAAAGGCAAGATTTCATTTTTAAGTTTTATCAAATGA
- a CDS encoding CpsD/CapB family tyrosine-protein kinase codes for MLKKLVTLRNPKSRTAEAFRTLRTNIQFSSLDKEYKSIVVTSSGVGEGKSTVMSNLAITMAESGKNVILVDCDFRKPSIHKKMGITNSVGLTNILVQGVKKEECVVKSTVNNLFILTSGPVPPNPAELLGSKKMRDFIEVLKSEFDLVLIDAPPVLAVTDAQIISTIVDGVIFVASYGEAQKKALVDAKQLIDKVGGKILGVVFNKVPQSVSGYYGKYYKGYYGNEN; via the coding sequence ATGTTAAAAAAATTAGTAACATTAAGAAATCCAAAATCTAGAACGGCAGAAGCTTTTAGAACGTTAAGAACAAATATTCAATTCTCTTCCTTGGATAAAGAATATAAATCCATAGTAGTTACTTCATCTGGCGTTGGAGAAGGTAAAAGTACAGTAATGTCAAATTTAGCTATAACTATGGCTGAAAGTGGTAAAAATGTTATTCTTGTAGATTGTGATTTTAGAAAACCTTCAATCCACAAGAAAATGGGAATTACCAATTCTGTAGGATTAACAAATATATTAGTTCAAGGTGTGAAAAAAGAGGAATGTGTTGTTAAGTCAACTGTTAATAATCTTTTTATACTAACTAGTGGTCCGGTGCCCCCAAATCCAGCAGAATTATTAGGAAGTAAAAAAATGCGGGACTTTATTGAAGTGCTAAAAAGTGAATTTGATTTAGTTCTTATTGATGCACCACCAGTTCTTGCGGTAACGGATGCACAAATTATATCTACAATAGTAGATGGCGTGATTTTTGTAGCTTCATATGGTGAGGCTCAAAAAAAAGCATTGGTAGATGCGAAACAATTGATTGATAAGGTTGGTGGAAAGATACTGGGAGTTGTATTTAATAAAGTTCCTCAATCTGTAAGCGGTTATTATGGAAAATATTATAAGGGCTATTATGGAAATGAAAACTAA
- a CDS encoding YveK family protein encodes MELVEYFNIIKKRLLLVILVTIGAAVLSGVLSYFVITPSYKSDISVIIGKPESKSAAPQDSYNDVIMYQKLVKTYSEFSKSRKVSEHVIKALKLNIEPNQLQGMISVAPKGDTEFLTITVKSKDPKEAMNIANQLAKSLKYISNDVKKVDNVQLLDEALQPTRPDSPNSKLNIAIAFFIGLMVSLGIAFLLEYLDNTVKSQEDIEKLTGLPVIGIIPLTQDKK; translated from the coding sequence ATGGAGTTAGTGGAGTATTTTAATATTATAAAAAAGAGGTTACTGTTAGTAATTTTAGTAACAATAGGAGCAGCGGTGCTTAGTGGGGTTTTAAGCTATTTTGTTATTACACCTAGTTATAAATCTGATATATCGGTAATAATTGGAAAACCAGAAAGTAAATCTGCGGCGCCGCAGGATAGTTATAATGATGTAATTATGTATCAAAAATTAGTCAAAACTTATAGTGAATTTTCTAAATCACGAAAAGTTTCAGAACATGTCATTAAAGCACTTAAGTTAAATATAGAGCCTAATCAGCTTCAAGGAATGATATCAGTAGCACCTAAAGGAGATACTGAATTTTTAACGATAACAGTTAAATCTAAGGATCCCAAAGAAGCTATGAACATTGCTAATCAGTTAGCGAAGTCATTAAAATACATAAGTAACGATGTCAAAAAAGTGGATAATGTACAACTTTTAGATGAAGCACTACAACCTACAAGACCAGATAGTCCAAATTCAAAGTTAAACATAGCAATTGCATTTTTTATTGGACTTATGGTTTCGCTTGGAATAGCATTTTTATTGGAGTACTTAGATAACACTGTAAAAAGCCAAGAGGACATAGAAAAATTAACTGGGTTACCAGTTATAGGTATTATTCCTTTAACTCAAGATAAAAAATAG
- a CDS encoding capsular biosynthesis protein, translating into MDIKTYFSEKLSVLLFLEIKKDSKINDFVILEDIYFPVRTNEIIQKVKNKEDFDNIPVNLFIEGMFYVLGADELFKYNKEYKQIINTIPNSIGFIKGVIFKEIQNEKYEEAFIFLKGLLTIEENKDNYDKIFLLVDKLRATNSIFKDEQLKLVEKAKQITNYSNPYLYEALVLNSESKHELALIAISNYTINGGEQTEAVIELKNDLETITNFQKAKDLVSNNPKGALEIFIPLMEQLGDRADIYYHTAVAYRNLQNYEKAIYYLNEAQAIDNDLIEVVNEFGINYACLENYEAAIQYFRKAFEVTKSIEICTNLVMCYLNVENFAQARIHLDMAKKIDPQDEIVMQLENQLAEGK; encoded by the coding sequence ATGGATATTAAAACATATTTTTCTGAAAAATTATCAGTTCTTCTTTTTCTAGAAATAAAAAAAGACAGCAAAATTAATGATTTTGTGATTTTGGAGGACATATATTTCCCAGTGAGAACTAATGAGATAATCCAAAAAGTAAAGAATAAAGAAGATTTCGATAATATACCAGTTAATCTATTTATAGAAGGGATGTTCTATGTTTTAGGAGCAGATGAACTTTTTAAATACAATAAAGAGTATAAACAAATTATAAATACTATTCCAAATTCAATAGGATTTATTAAGGGCGTGATATTTAAAGAAATTCAGAATGAAAAGTACGAAGAAGCATTTATCTTCTTAAAAGGATTGTTAACTATAGAAGAAAACAAAGATAATTACGATAAGATTTTTTTGTTAGTTGATAAATTAAGAGCTACAAATAGTATATTCAAGGATGAGCAACTAAAACTTGTAGAAAAAGCTAAACAAATCACTAATTACAGTAATCCATATTTATATGAGGCGCTAGTTTTAAATAGTGAAAGTAAACATGAATTAGCATTAATAGCAATAAGCAATTATACTATAAATGGTGGAGAACAAACGGAAGCGGTTATTGAACTTAAAAACGATTTGGAAACCATAACAAATTTTCAAAAAGCGAAAGATTTAGTATCTAATAACCCTAAAGGTGCACTTGAAATTTTTATTCCTTTAATGGAACAATTAGGAGATAGAGCAGATATATATTATCACACTGCTGTAGCATACAGGAATTTACAAAATTATGAGAAGGCTATATACTATTTAAACGAAGCACAAGCAATTGACAACGATTTGATAGAGGTAGTAAATGAATTTGGTATTAACTATGCTTGTCTTGAAAATTACGAAGCAGCTATTCAATATTTTAGGAAAGCATTTGAGGTTACAAAGTCTATAGAGATATGTACAAATCTTGTTATGTGTTATTTAAATGTTGAAAACTTTGCGCAGGCGAGAATACATTTAGATATGGCTAAAAAAATAGATCCACAAGATGAAATTGTAATGCAACTAGAAAATCAATTGGCGGAGGGTAAATAA